The Algiphilus sp. sequence CGCGGCGCTGCGACTTGCCGCTGGCGCGTCGGTCGCCGGTCGCCCACTCTGCCACCGCTCCGGAAACCGCCACGGGCTTCACCGAGCCAGCCCGGCACGCCATGGTCCAGCGGCATGCCGCATGCGTCATTGTATCCGTCGCCAGCGGTGTGACGCTGATCCCGGAGGCGCCGACAATCGCGCAGACGGAGGGGGTGCCGAGGCATACTCTCCACCGAATTCCAGTGCCGGCCAACGGGAGAGGCGATGTCAGCGGAACGTTACGTGTTCAACCACACCATGCTGCGCGTGAAGGATCCCGACGTCTCGCTGGATTTCTACGAGCGCGTCATGGGCATGAAGCTGATGCACCGGCTGGATTTCGAGGAGGGGCGGTTCACGCTGTTCTTCCTGGTCGATGGTCCCGTCGCCGAGGCGGCGCCGCCCGAGGGGCCGGAGCGCGCCGACTGGCTGTTCCGTCAGCGCGGCGTTCTCGAGCTCACGCACAACTGGGGCACCGAGAACGACGCCGGTTTCGCCTATCACGACGGCAACCGCGAGCCGCAGGGCTTCGGCCACATCTGCATGTCGGTGCCGGACCTCGAGCGGGCGGTGGCGGCCTTCGACGCCGAGGGCGTGCCCTTCGTGAAGCGTCCGGAGGACGGCAGGATGCGGCATATCGCCTTCATCCGCGATCCGGACGGCTACTGGATCGAGATCCTCCAGGCGGACCGCATGACGCAGTTCTAGGTCGGGGTGGATCAGCTCGTCGCCAGTCTCGCCGCGGCCAACAGCGGACTCTTCGTCGCCGCGATCATCGCGGCGGGCATCGGGCTGGCCTTCCTGGTCTCCGACTGGGCCACTCCGTCCAGCCGGTGGATGGCATCCGCGCTGATGGCGGCGGGTGGCTCGATCGCCCTCAATGCGCACCTGATCGTCCTTCCGGTGGAC is a genomic window containing:
- the gloA gene encoding lactoylglutathione lyase, whose product is MSAERYVFNHTMLRVKDPDVSLDFYERVMGMKLMHRLDFEEGRFTLFFLVDGPVAEAAPPEGPERADWLFRQRGVLELTHNWGTENDAGFAYHDGNREPQGFGHICMSVPDLERAVAAFDAEGVPFVKRPEDGRMRHIAFIRDPDGYWIEILQADRMTQF